In Campylobacter mucosalis, a single window of DNA contains:
- the dapF gene encoding diaminopimelate epimerase, whose protein sequence is MIVSKYNASGNDFVIFHTFLSKNRSELAKILCHRQNGVGADGLIVLKPGGKNEIVWEFYNSDGSHADMCGNGSRAAAKYAVDNGLCGDDLTLITGSGKVLAKISGDSVEVELTTPVILNDKFVDFDKTWHFYNTGVPHLVHFTDDLNEFDVNLARELRQKYNANVNFAKISNNELFVRTYERGVENETLACGTGMAACFYGGVLNDRLDKTANVYPKSGEKLGLRLENGKIFFSGAVKYCFSTEFKG, encoded by the coding sequence TTGATAGTTAGCAAATACAACGCAAGTGGCAATGATTTTGTGATTTTTCACACATTTTTAAGCAAAAATCGTAGCGAATTAGCCAAAATTTTATGCCACAGACAAAACGGGGTGGGTGCTGATGGACTTATCGTTTTAAAGCCAGGTGGCAAAAACGAGATAGTTTGGGAATTTTACAATTCCGATGGAAGCCACGCCGATATGTGTGGAAACGGCTCACGAGCGGCTGCAAAATACGCAGTAGACAACGGACTTTGTGGCGATGATTTAACACTCATAACTGGAAGCGGTAAAGTTTTAGCAAAAATTTCAGGCGATAGCGTCGAAGTCGAGCTGACAACCCCTGTGATTTTAAACGATAAATTTGTAGATTTTGATAAAACTTGGCACTTTTATAACACAGGTGTGCCACACTTGGTGCATTTTACCGATGATTTGAACGAATTTGATGTAAATCTAGCAAGAGAGTTAAGGCAAAAATACAACGCAAATGTAAATTTCGCCAAAATTTCAAACAACGAGCTTTTTGTCAGAACCTACGAAAGAGGCGTAGAAAACGAAACACTAGCTTGTGGGACAGGAATGGCAGCTTGCTTTTACGGCGGAGTGCTAAATGATAGACTAGATAAAACCGCAAACGTCTATCCAAAAAGTGGCGAAAAGCTAGGGCTCAGACTAGAAAATGGCAAGATATTTTTTAGCGGAGCTGTTAAATACTGCTTTAGCACAGAATTTAAAGGATAA
- a CDS encoding GNAT family N-acetyltransferase — MQIRKATIDDAKAIIALIKELAEYENLSEAVDIDENVFISHIFKRELAHVLVALNDENIVGYALFFYSFSTFLGRSGIYLEDLYIKKEFRGRGIGLNFIKELAKICRDEGLGRLEWECLDWNEPSIKFYENLGAKRQNGWIKFRMTKDEIKRI; from the coding sequence ATGCAGATACGAAAAGCGACAATTGATGACGCAAAGGCGATAATCGCTCTGATTAAAGAGCTAGCGGAGTATGAGAATTTAAGCGAGGCGGTGGATATTGATGAAAATGTCTTTATTTCACATATTTTTAAGCGTGAATTGGCTCACGTTTTAGTTGCCCTTAATGATGAAAATATCGTAGGTTACGCACTATTTTTCTATTCGTTTTCAACGTTTTTAGGGCGTTCTGGAATTTACCTTGAAGATTTGTATATCAAAAAGGAGTTTCGTGGGCGTGGCATAGGGCTAAATTTCATCAAAGAGTTAGCTAAAATTTGCCGTGATGAAGGGCTTGGGCGACTTGAATGGGAGTGTCTTGACTGGAATGAGCCAAGCATTAAATTTTATGAAAATCTCGGTGCAAAACGCCAAAACGGCTGGATAAAATTTAGAATGACAAAAGATGAGATAAAGCGGATTTAA
- the purM gene encoding phosphoribosylformylglycinamidine cyclo-ligase codes for MITYKDAGVDIDAGNEFVNAIKPHVKSTFTPLVLGGIGSFSGAIRLPSGYKNPAILGATDGVGTKLRLAIDANSLENVGIDLVAMCVNDLICNFATPLFFLDYYATSKLDIKSAEVVVKGIAQGCVRAKCALIGGETAEMPSMYEGKDFDLAGFAVGMAEIDEIDRTKFVKQGDVLVALPSSGLHSNGYSLARKVVEKKGLKFDDKMGEKSLIELLLEPTRIYVDEFLRLKDKINALAHITGGGLVENLPRVFGENLGAKINKSAIKTPKIYEIFNGVVSETELYRTFNMGVGLVLVVSKENVDFVLENSDGYVIGEVVSGSGVKLV; via the coding sequence ATGATAACCTACAAAGACGCGGGCGTTGATATTGACGCTGGAAATGAGTTTGTAAATGCGATAAAACCACACGTAAAATCAACCTTTACGCCACTTGTTTTAGGCGGGATTGGCTCGTTTTCTGGGGCGATTAGACTGCCAAGCGGATATAAAAATCCAGCGATTTTAGGTGCGACTGATGGCGTTGGGACAAAGCTTAGGCTTGCAATTGACGCAAATAGTCTTGAAAACGTAGGCATTGATTTAGTCGCAATGTGTGTAAATGACTTGATTTGCAACTTCGCAACTCCGCTGTTTTTTCTTGACTATTACGCAACATCAAAGCTTGATATAAAATCCGCCGAAGTCGTAGTTAAGGGCATAGCACAGGGTTGTGTTAGGGCAAAATGTGCTTTAATTGGTGGCGAAACGGCTGAAATGCCTTCAATGTATGAGGGCAAGGATTTTGATTTGGCTGGATTTGCTGTGGGTATGGCTGAGATTGATGAGATTGACCGCACGAAATTTGTAAAACAGGGCGATGTTTTGGTGGCACTGCCTTCAAGCGGACTTCACTCAAATGGTTACTCGTTAGCACGAAAAGTGGTTGAGAAAAAGGGGCTAAAATTTGATGATAAAATGGGCGAAAAGTCGCTAATAGAGCTACTTTTAGAGCCGACTAGAATTTACGTTGATGAGTTTTTGCGTTTAAAAGATAAGATAAATGCCCTAGCTCACATTACTGGCGGTGGTTTGGTTGAAAATTTACCACGCGTTTTTGGCGAAAATTTAGGTGCAAAAATCAACAAATCAGCCATAAAAACGCCAAAAATTTATGAAATTTTTAATGGCGTCGTTAGCGAAACTGAGCTTTATAGGACGTTTAATATGGGCGTTGGCTTGGTGCTTGTCGTGTCAAAAGAAAATGTGGATTTTGTGCTAGAAAATAGCGATGGCTATGTAATCGGCGAGGTCGTAAGCGGTAGTGGCGTCAAGCTTGTATAA
- a CDS encoding type II toxin-antitoxin system PemK/MazF family toxin, translated as MKFYKAKLRQAVVINSNLGKNYDIKILLPITTYQDKFKDIPFFYKLKDSVELGLDNVSAVNCFQVKSFSSERFKHKLGKVDSKTLYELQIH; from the coding sequence GTGAAATTTTACAAGGCAAAACTTCGCCAAGCAGTCGTGATAAATAGCAACCTAGGCAAGAATTATGATATAAAAATTTTACTTCCTATTACAACCTATCAGGATAAATTTAAAGACATTCCATTTTTTTATAAATTAAAAGATTCTGTTGAACTGGGACTGGATAATGTTTCTGCGGTTAACTGCTTTCAAGTGAAGTCATTTTCTAGTGAGAGATTTAAGCATAAACTCGGCAAGGTTGATAGCAAAACGCTTTATGAGCTTCAAATTCACTAG
- a CDS encoding AAA family ATPase: MNILVENIGMIRQSNIEINGITVIAGSNDTGKSTIGKVLFATIKSLNIIRSKKNPDIGRTLATWFNLTFDGNATFDTGKICFSENTAKIELGIKNNNNKHRITVNSLKEVNNIPFTDATFIHTPIVFDLSSFFVKILSIKNNMDTYDIFSNQRKKMKLDFGFSYPVTLWDLHNKIYQDNPFPNSGKSSNLAGQIKKIIGGEIKKNYDKLSFEKNVKNGIFNIEISNTAFGIKSFGVLQLINNNGYLTKKNLLIIDEPENHLHPEWQLKYAQILVELARTGVCILVNTHSPYMLQAINKYSNENKIVKNKTKFYLAQTLKNDWQSEIIDKTENLNDIFIRLAKPLQDITWG, from the coding sequence TTGAATATATTAGTTGAAAATATTGGCATGATCAGGCAGTCTAATATAGAAATAAATGGTATAACAGTTATTGCTGGAAGTAATGATACTGGAAAAAGCACAATCGGAAAAGTGCTGTTTGCAACCATAAAAAGCTTAAATATTATAAGAAGTAAAAAAAACCCTGACATCGGCAGAACATTGGCTACTTGGTTTAATCTTACTTTTGATGGTAACGCCACATTTGATACTGGAAAGATTTGTTTTTCTGAAAATACTGCAAAAATAGAACTAGGGATAAAAAATAATAACAATAAACATAGAATAACTGTAAATTCATTAAAGGAAGTAAATAATATACCTTTTACTGATGCAACATTTATACATACTCCAATTGTCTTTGATTTAAGTAGTTTTTTTGTAAAGATTTTAAGCATAAAAAACAATATGGACACATACGATATTTTTAGCAATCAAAGAAAAAAAATGAAATTAGATTTTGGCTTTTCTTATCCCGTTACACTTTGGGATTTGCATAATAAAATATATCAAGACAACCCTTTTCCTAATTCTGGTAAATCCAGTAATCTTGCTGGTCAGATTAAAAAAATAATTGGAGGAGAAATAAAAAAGAATTATGATAAATTAAGTTTTGAAAAAAACGTAAAGAATGGCATTTTTAATATCGAAATTTCTAATACAGCATTTGGCATAAAATCCTTTGGTGTGCTTCAACTCATAAATAACAATGGTTATCTTACAAAAAAAAATCTTTTAATAATCGACGAACCAGAAAATCATCTTCACCCAGAATGGCAGCTAAAATATGCACAAATTTTAGTTGAGCTTGCTAGAACCGGTGTTTGTATTCTTGTAAATACTCACAGTCCATATATGCTTCAAGCTATTAATAAATACAGTAATGAAAATAAAATTGTTAAAAATAAAACCAAATTTTACTTGGCACAAACTTTAAAAAACGATTGGCAAAGTGAAATTATCGACAAAACAGAAAATTTAAATGATATTTTTATTAGACTAGCCAAACCGTTGCAAGATATTACTTGGGGGTAG
- a CDS encoding formyltransferase family protein, whose translation MKFSINGGGCKRILFLGYAQNRLIDFLVDDGFCVYQSDEKLVFSEIESLKFSYLVSYGYRFMIKPEILSLFDKSAVNLHISLLPFNRGSDPNFWSFVDDTPKGVSVHFLDATLDTGDIIAQKELEFEPKNESFSSTYAVLKDEIELLFMKIWSEIRDFKTTPKPQTGFGSYHKTADKEPYLGLLTSGWDTNIDEFLKNIKS comes from the coding sequence ATGAAATTTAGCATAAATGGGGGGGGGTGTAAGCGAATTTTATTCTTAGGATATGCGCAAAATCGCCTTATTGATTTTTTAGTAGATGATGGATTTTGCGTTTATCAAAGCGATGAAAAGCTCGTATTTAGCGAGATTGAGAGCCTGAAATTTTCATATCTAGTAAGCTATGGCTACCGATTTATGATTAAGCCTGAAATTTTAAGCTTGTTTGATAAATCCGCCGTTAATCTACACATCTCGCTTTTGCCGTTTAATCGTGGTAGTGACCCCAATTTTTGGAGCTTTGTTGATGATACGCCAAAAGGTGTGAGCGTTCATTTTTTAGACGCCACGCTTGATACTGGCGATATTATCGCACAAAAAGAGCTGGAATTTGAGCCTAAAAATGAGAGTTTTTCTAGCACTTACGCTGTTTTAAAGGATGAGATTGAACTGCTTTTTATGAAAATTTGGAGTGAAATTCGTGATTTTAAAACCACACCAAAACCACAAACCGGGTTTGGCTCGTATCACAAAACAGCTGATAAAGAGCCATATTTGGGGCTTTTAACAAGCGGCTGGGATACGAACATTGATGAATTTTTAAAAAATATTAAGAGCTAA
- the coaE gene encoding dephospho-CoA kinase (Dephospho-CoA kinase (CoaE) performs the final step in coenzyme A biosynthesis.) — protein MSNFKNAYVVTGSIGSGKSTFVNLLKERGFSVIDADLIAHEQLENSQDEVVLHFGSEILTDKKVDRKKLGSIVFNDKNELKWLENLLHLKIKSEIQRQCEIYESYAKPYFVDIPLFFEKQKNYDFDKIIVVYAPKNLLISRVMSRNSLDFIAAKNRVELQMDIEKKRELADFVIDNSKDLQNLDNEVKKFLKRINFDS, from the coding sequence ATGTCAAATTTTAAAAACGCCTACGTTGTAACTGGCTCAATCGGTAGTGGCAAAAGCACCTTTGTAAATCTGCTAAAAGAGCGTGGTTTTAGCGTGATTGACGCTGATTTAATCGCCCACGAACAGCTTGAAAATTCGCAAGATGAAGTGGTTTTGCACTTTGGTAGTGAAATTTTAACTGATAAAAAAGTAGATAGAAAAAAGCTAGGCAGTATCGTTTTTAACGATAAAAATGAGCTAAAATGGCTTGAAAATTTGCTTCATTTAAAAATCAAAAGCGAGATACAAAGGCAGTGTGAAATTTATGAAAGCTATGCAAAGCCTTATTTTGTGGATATTCCGCTGTTTTTTGAAAAGCAAAAAAATTATGATTTTGATAAGATTATCGTCGTTTATGCACCCAAAAATTTACTAATCTCACGCGTGATGAGTAGAAATTCGCTTGATTTTATTGCGGCAAAAAACAGAGTCGAGCTACAAATGGATATTGAAAAGAAAAGAGAATTAGCTGATTTTGTAATCGATAACAGCAAAGATTTGCAAAATTTAGACAATGAAGTTAAAAAATTTTTAAAAAGGATAAATTTTGATAGTTAG
- a CDS encoding aspartate ammonia-lyase, producing MATRKEHDFIGELEIDDSVYYGVQTFRALENFHMTGRRLKDYPFFVKAFAQIKKAAALANKEVGVLEPKLADNIAKACDKIIAGEYADQFVVDMVQGGAGTSTNMNANEVISNVALELMGHKKGEYQFLHPNDHTNLGQSTNDTYPSSIKVATYAKLTDLLKAMEELKNELEIKAKEYKDIIKMGRTELEDAVPTTLGNTFNAFASYIKSDIEKITAARESMSFLNMGATAIGTGINCHPDYKVAVHKILSDITGVKFKPADDFIAATQDTADFVHVSGALKTAAVRLSKIANDLRLMNSGPRCGLGEINLPQMQPGSSIMPGKVNPVIAEVVGEACYEVIGNDVTIMLCSERGEFELNAFEPGIAYALFNSVVILENAMRTLAQKAIKKLTANPEACLKSVLGSVGIVTAFNPHIGYEKSASIAKEALATGRPVGEICLERGYLTKEQIDKILEPKNMLNPSMVR from the coding sequence ATGGCAACTAGAAAAGAACACGATTTTATAGGTGAGCTTGAGATAGACGATAGCGTTTATTATGGAGTTCAAACATTCAGAGCACTTGAAAATTTTCATATGACCGGACGTAGATTAAAAGATTATCCGTTTTTTGTAAAAGCATTTGCACAGATTAAAAAAGCAGCAGCTCTTGCAAATAAAGAGGTTGGCGTTCTTGAGCCAAAACTAGCTGATAACATCGCTAAAGCTTGCGATAAAATCATAGCTGGAGAGTATGCTGATCAATTCGTAGTTGATATGGTTCAAGGTGGTGCTGGAACTTCTACGAATATGAACGCAAACGAAGTTATCTCAAACGTGGCGCTTGAGCTTATGGGACATAAAAAAGGCGAATATCAGTTTTTGCACCCAAATGACCACACAAACTTAGGTCAAAGCACAAATGATACATATCCAAGCTCTATAAAAGTTGCAACTTATGCGAAACTAACAGACCTTTTAAAGGCTATGGAAGAGCTAAAAAATGAGCTTGAAATAAAAGCAAAAGAGTATAAAGACATCATAAAAATGGGTAGAACAGAGCTTGAAGACGCTGTTCCTACAACACTTGGCAATACATTTAACGCGTTTGCAAGTTACATTAAAAGCGATATTGAAAAAATCACAGCAGCACGCGAGTCGATGAGCTTTTTAAATATGGGTGCGACTGCGATTGGAACAGGTATTAACTGCCATCCAGACTACAAAGTAGCTGTTCATAAAATTTTAAGTGACATTACTGGAGTGAAATTTAAACCAGCTGATGATTTTATCGCTGCTACTCAAGATACAGCAGATTTTGTTCACGTTAGTGGTGCATTAAAAACAGCGGCTGTTAGACTAAGCAAAATCGCAAACGACCTTCGCTTAATGAACTCAGGTCCAAGATGTGGCTTGGGTGAGATAAATCTACCACAAATGCAACCTGGCAGCTCAATTATGCCTGGTAAAGTAAATCCAGTTATTGCTGAGGTTGTTGGTGAGGCTTGCTATGAAGTTATCGGAAATGACGTGACTATAATGCTTTGCAGTGAAAGAGGCGAGTTTGAGCTAAATGCATTTGAGCCTGGCATTGCTTATGCGTTATTTAACTCTGTTGTTATTCTTGAAAATGCGATGAGAACTCTAGCTCAAAAAGCGATCAAAAAACTTACAGCTAACCCTGAAGCTTGCTTAAAATCAGTTCTTGGCTCAGTTGGTATCGTAACAGCATTTAATCCACACATCGGATATGAAAAATCAGCAAGTATTGCAAAAGAAGCTCTTGCTACTGGCAGACCTGTTGGCGAGATTTGTTTAGAAAGAGGCTATCTGACAAAAGAGCAGATTGATAAAATTTTAGAGCCAAAAAATATGCTTAACCCTAGTATGGTAAGATAA
- the ung gene encoding uracil-DNA glycosylase yields MQINLDDVKIEPSWKEALKDEFLSPYFVQIKQNLLEAKRTGIVYPPSNLIFNAFNLTPFNSVKVVILGQDPYHGANQAMGLSFSVPKGVKIPPSLVNIYKEIYDDLGIKEPNSGDLTYWAKQGVLLLNATLSVSAGAANSHAHFGWQTFTDAVIKILNQKRENIVFLLWGNPAKAKIPLINQSKHLILAAAHPSPLARGAFFGSKHFSKTNEYLIKCGKTPIDWDLNNG; encoded by the coding sequence ATGCAGATAAATTTAGATGATGTCAAAATCGAGCCAAGCTGGAAAGAGGCACTTAAAGATGAGTTTTTAAGTCCGTATTTTGTCCAAATCAAGCAAAATTTACTAGAAGCTAAACGCACAGGTATAGTCTATCCGCCAAGCAATCTTATATTTAACGCTTTTAACCTAACGCCGTTTAATAGCGTAAAAGTCGTGATTTTAGGGCAAGATCCATATCACGGAGCAAATCAGGCGATGGGGCTTAGCTTTTCGGTGCCAAAAGGGGTAAAAATTCCGCCAAGTCTAGTAAATATCTACAAAGAAATTTACGATGATTTGGGTATAAAAGAGCCAAATTCCGGCGATTTGACATACTGGGCGAAGCAGGGGGTTTTACTGCTTAATGCAACGCTTAGCGTATCAGCAGGAGCAGCGAACTCTCACGCACATTTTGGTTGGCAAACTTTCACTGACGCGGTTATTAAAATTTTAAACCAAAAGCGTGAAAATATCGTCTTTTTACTTTGGGGCAACCCAGCAAAGGCCAAAATTCCACTCATTAACCAAAGCAAACATCTAATACTCGCAGCCGCTCATCCTAGCCCACTTGCTCGTGGGGCATTTTTTGGCTCTAAGCACTTCTCAAAAACAAACGAGTATTTAATAAAGTGTGGAAAAACGCCGATCGACTGGGATTTAAATAATGGCTAG
- a CDS encoding anaerobic C4-dicarboxylate transporter, whose amino-acid sequence MDIMLILQIIVLFGGIYLGVRLGGMGVGYAGGLGVIVLAMLGMKVEMKGIPMDVILIIASVISAITAMQVAGGLDFLVQTAEKILRRNPKQINYLAPIVAYLLTIFAGTGHTAFSIIPVIVEVAKGQNIKPSAPLSLSVVSSQVAITASPISAAFVAMTGVCEPLGVSYPILLFICISTTFVGMLVSAFIVNKFYDLDLSKDPIYQERLAKGLVEEIKAAEYKELKPYAKLSVAIFGIGVLIIVAYALAISKSVGLIQNPILSRDNAIISFMLTIGFLIVVFCKVETGKLLSTSTFQSGMNACICVLGIAWLGTTFVNGHIDSIKTVASEVVTKYPYILAIALYFISCLLYSQAATTRVMMPVVAAAMGMTSPENAQNVWILVASFAAVSGLFVLPTYPTTLGAIAMDDTGTTKVGKLVLNHSFFVPGTIMVAVSVALGFLIAPVLL is encoded by the coding sequence ATGGATATAATGCTGATTTTGCAGATTATAGTCCTATTTGGGGGTATCTACCTAGGCGTTAGGCTAGGTGGTATGGGCGTAGGATATGCCGGTGGTCTTGGTGTCATCGTGCTTGCTATGCTAGGTATGAAGGTCGAGATGAAGGGCATCCCTATGGATGTTATCCTTATTATCGCTTCTGTTATCTCGGCTATTACAGCTATGCAAGTTGCTGGCGGTCTTGACTTTTTGGTTCAAACGGCTGAGAAAATTTTACGTAGAAATCCAAAACAGATAAACTATCTAGCTCCGATAGTAGCTTATTTGCTTACAATTTTTGCAGGTACTGGACATACAGCGTTTTCAATTATCCCTGTTATTGTTGAGGTTGCAAAAGGTCAAAATATCAAGCCTTCCGCACCACTTTCACTATCTGTTGTTTCATCACAAGTTGCCATTACTGCTAGTCCGATCTCAGCAGCATTTGTTGCGATGACTGGTGTTTGTGAGCCACTTGGTGTAAGCTATCCGATATTGCTATTTATTTGTATATCTACCACATTTGTTGGCATGCTAGTTTCAGCATTTATAGTAAATAAATTTTACGACCTTGACCTTTCAAAAGATCCTATTTATCAAGAAAGACTTGCAAAAGGTTTGGTTGAAGAGATTAAGGCTGCTGAGTATAAAGAGCTAAAACCTTATGCAAAACTATCTGTTGCTATCTTTGGTATCGGCGTTTTAATCATCGTTGCTTATGCTCTAGCTATCTCAAAGAGCGTTGGACTTATCCAAAATCCTATACTATCAAGAGATAACGCAATCATTAGCTTTATGCTAACGATAGGTTTCTTAATAGTTGTATTTTGTAAAGTTGAAACAGGCAAATTGCTATCAACTAGCACATTCCAAAGCGGTATGAACGCTTGTATATGTGTTCTTGGTATTGCTTGGCTTGGCACAACATTTGTAAATGGACATATTGATAGCATTAAAACTGTTGCTTCAGAGGTTGTTACAAAATACCCTTATATTTTAGCTATTGCACTATATTTTATTAGTTGTCTGCTCTATTCACAAGCTGCCACAACTCGCGTTATGATGCCTGTTGTTGCTGCTGCTATGGGTATGACAAGTCCTGAAAATGCACAAAATGTTTGGATTTTAGTTGCTTCATTTGCGGCTGTTTCTGGTCTATTTGTATTGCCAACATATCCGACAACACTTGGTGCTATCGCTATGGACGATACTGGCACAACAAAGGTTGGTAAATTAGTGCTAAACCACTCATTCTTCGTGCCTGGCACAATTATGGTTGCCGTATCAGTTGCTCTTGGCTTTTTAATAGCTCCTGTACTTTTATAA
- a CDS encoding PAS domain-containing protein translates to MNSNVEKEVDANSFLVSKTNTKGIITYCNEPFIKIVGAKGSDLVGKPHNIVRHPDMPKVVFKLLWEYIKQKQEIFAYVKNRSFDGSFYWVFANITASLDESGNIIGYYSVRRKPNPKALEVIKPLYAQLLDTEKKGGMDASLKLLETTLKNKNLSYDEFVNNLQRS, encoded by the coding sequence ATGAATAGCAACGTAGAAAAAGAAGTTGATGCTAACTCCTTTTTGGTATCAAAGACCAACACAAAGGGCATCATCACGTATTGCAACGAACCATTTATAAAAATAGTCGGGGCAAAAGGTAGCGATTTAGTTGGCAAACCTCACAACATAGTGCGTCACCCAGATATGCCAAAGGTGGTTTTTAAACTACTTTGGGAATACATAAAACAAAAGCAAGAAATTTTCGCCTACGTGAAAAACAGAAGCTTTGATGGCTCGTTTTACTGGGTCTTTGCAAACATAACAGCCTCGCTTGATGAGAGCGGAAATATCATAGGATACTACTCTGTTAGACGTAAGCCAAACCCAAAAGCACTAGAGGTCATAAAACCCCTTTACGCACAGCTTTTAGATACCGAGAAAAAGGGCGGTATGGACGCATCGCTAAAACTTCTTGAAACTACGTTAAAAAACAAAAATTTAAGTTACGACGAATTTGTAAATAACTTACAAAGATCATAG
- a CDS encoding replication-associated recombination protein A, translating to MFALNFRPKTLDEICGQSEIVAVFKKFIANEKIPHSIFYGLAGCGKTSFARAVARAMSYDFYEFDGGNLKVDEFRKILNNYKNALNKPLFFIDEIHRLSKTQQEALLVPMENYAAIIIGASTENPFFTLSSGIRSRSMLFEFKPLNSADFEKLLLNVQKNVNFSIENDAKEYLFKSSGGDARSFLNLLEFALTIDTNVTLQNLKILRANAVSEGVSSDDTHYELASALIKSLRGSDIDASLYYLARLINAGESADFIARRLVIFASEDIGNANPNALNLATNTLIAVSKIGFPEAKIILSQCVVYLASSPKSNSSYLAINKAINYVKTEPKLEIPKYLINNSPDKKFYKYPHDFGGWIEQKYLEKPLKFYESKRIGFEKTLDEWVEKIKK from the coding sequence ATGTTCGCTCTAAATTTTCGTCCAAAAACACTTGATGAGATTTGCGGTCAAAGCGAAATTGTCGCTGTTTTTAAAAAATTCATCGCAAATGAGAAGATCCCACACAGCATATTTTACGGGCTTGCTGGGTGCGGTAAAACGAGCTTTGCACGTGCGGTGGCTAGGGCGATGAGCTATGATTTTTACGAGTTTGACGGCGGAAATTTAAAGGTTGATGAGTTTAGAAAAATCCTAAACAACTACAAAAATGCCCTAAATAAGCCACTTTTTTTCATTGATGAGATTCATCGCCTTAGCAAAACACAACAAGAAGCACTGCTTGTGCCAATGGAAAACTACGCTGCAATAATCATTGGAGCTAGCACTGAAAATCCATTTTTCACGCTAAGTTCAGGCATTAGAAGCAGGTCAATGCTCTTTGAATTTAAGCCGTTAAATTCCGCCGATTTTGAAAAACTGCTCTTAAACGTGCAAAAAAATGTGAATTTTAGCATTGAGAATGACGCAAAAGAGTATCTTTTTAAAAGTAGCGGTGGAGACGCTAGGAGTTTTTTAAATTTGCTTGAATTTGCACTCACAATTGATACAAATGTAACCCTACAAAATCTAAAAATTTTAAGGGCAAATGCCGTAAGTGAAGGCGTAAGTAGCGATGATACACACTATGAATTAGCATCAGCACTCATTAAAAGCTTACGTGGTAGTGATATTGATGCATCTCTTTACTATCTTGCAAGACTTATTAACGCAGGAGAGAGTGCTGATTTTATCGCTAGAAGGCTTGTGATTTTTGCAAGTGAAGACATCGGCAACGCAAACCCAAATGCACTAAATTTAGCGACAAATACACTAATAGCAGTTAGCAAAATAGGCTTTCCAGAAGCCAAAATCATCCTATCTCAATGCGTGGTTTATCTAGCTAGTAGCCCAAAATCAAACTCATCTTACTTGGCGATAAATAAGGCGATAAATTACGTTAAAACCGAGCCAAAGCTTGAAATTCCAAAATATCTAATCAACAATTCGCCTGATAAAAAATTCTACAAATATCCGCACGATTTTGGCGGTTGGATAGAGCAAAAATATCTAGAAAAACCGCTCAAATTTTATGAGAGCAAACGTATCGGCTTTGAAAAAACGCTTGATGAGTGGGTGGAGAAAATAAAAAAGTAA